Proteins encoded together in one Diabrotica undecimpunctata isolate CICGRU chromosome 3, icDiaUnde3, whole genome shotgun sequence window:
- the LOC140437870 gene encoding ninjurin-2-like isoform X1 — translation MGNMSQKDSKVNVAGQNHHTRDGNVISEILRSTLDVNKYATKKTIAQGLLDIALLTANASQLKFILQVGHKHEFYLLMLILISTSIILQVIQAVLCVILGGSYDINKEHHQDNANKTNNVVMVINIVIMAVNVIINSFEMKSEYLIDMFYSTTPSTIPS, via the exons ATGGGAAACATGTCGCAAAAAGATTCTAAAGTGAATGTAGCAGGACAAAATCACCATACAAGGGATGGTAATGTTATTTCGGAGATTTTAAGG agtACACTAGACGTCAATAAATACGCAACTAAAAAGACAATTGCCCAAGGTCTTTTAGACATTGCTCTATTGACAGCGAATGCATCTcaactaaaatttattttacaagttGGACACAAACATGAATTTTATCTTCTAATGTTAATATTAATATCAACCAGCATCATATTACAA GTTATCCAAGCTGTCCTATGCGTAATTTTGGGAGGATCATACGATATAAATAAAGAACATCACCAAGACAATGCAAATAAAACAAACAACGTCGTAATGGTGATAAATATTGTGATCATGGCcgtaaatgtaataataaattcCTTTGAAATGAAGAGTGAATATCTGATTGATATGTTTTACTCAACAACACCTTCAACAATCCCATCATAA
- the LOC140437870 gene encoding ninjurin-A-like isoform X2 — MPQGLNEISVNGPRTSTLDVNKYATKKTIAQGLLDIALLTANASQLKFILQVGHKHEFYLLMLILISTSIILQVIQAVLCVILGGSYDINKEHHQDNANKTNNVVMVINIVIMAVNVIINSFEMKSEYLIDMFYSTTPSTIPS; from the exons ATGCCTCAAGGTTTGAATGAAATTAGTGTGAACGGTCCAAGGACG agtACACTAGACGTCAATAAATACGCAACTAAAAAGACAATTGCCCAAGGTCTTTTAGACATTGCTCTATTGACAGCGAATGCATCTcaactaaaatttattttacaagttGGACACAAACATGAATTTTATCTTCTAATGTTAATATTAATATCAACCAGCATCATATTACAA GTTATCCAAGCTGTCCTATGCGTAATTTTGGGAGGATCATACGATATAAATAAAGAACATCACCAAGACAATGCAAATAAAACAAACAACGTCGTAATGGTGATAAATATTGTGATCATGGCcgtaaatgtaataataaattcCTTTGAAATGAAGAGTGAATATCTGATTGATATGTTTTACTCAACAACACCTTCAACAATCCCATCATAA
- the LOC140437869 gene encoding farnesol dehydrogenase-like: MERWSGQIAVVTGASAGIGAAIAEKLVEHGLKVVGIARRKERIEELADKLKNKPGSLHAVKADVMQQEEIIEAFDWINKNVGPISILINNAGIGRRTNLIDGDIEEWKKVLDTNFLATAIATREVIKSMQANKIDGHIVNINSTAGHQVPSLPFNNVYPATKFAITALSETLRKDLITLGCKIKVSSVSPGCTMTEIFEANGYTDDEQCKELLKVVPSLKPEDVANAVVYVLGTPPGVQVTELTVKPLGEFV, from the exons ATGGAGCGGTGGTCAGGGCAAATTGCCGTCGTAACTGGTGCGAGTGCAGGAATTGGTGCTGCCATTGCAGAAAAATTGGTTGAACATGGCTTAAAG GTTGTTGGGATAGCAAGAAGGAAAGAACGTATTGAAGAATTGGCAGATAAGCTAAAAAATAAACCAGGTTCTCTTCATGCCGTAAAAGCTGATGTTATGCAACAAGAAGAAATCATAGAGGCGTTTGATTGGATCAATAAGAATGTTGGACCTATAAGTATACTTATTAATAACGCTGGTATTGGAAGAAGAACAAACCTAATAGATG GAGACATTGAAGAATGGAAAAAGGTTCTGGATACCAATTTTCTAGCTACAGCAATCGCTACAAGAGAAGTTATAAAAAGTATGCAAGCAAACAAAATAGATGGCCACATTGTGAATATTAACAGCACAGCAGGTCATCAAGTGCCTTCCTTACCTTTTAATAACGTGTATCCGGCAACCAAATTCGCAATTACAGCTCTTTCTGAAACTTTAAGAAAAGATCTTATTACACTTGGATGCAAAATCAAAGTCTCG agcGTCAGTCCTGGATGTACCATGACCGAAATCTTCGAAGCCAATGGATACACTGACGATGAACAATGCAAAGAATTATTGAAAGTTGTACCATCGTTAAAACCTGAAGATGTTGCCAATGCTGTGGTGTATGTGCTAGGAACTCCGCCTGGTGTACAA GTTACTGAACTGACCGTAAAGCCATTGGGAGAGTTTGTTTAA